The following are from one region of the Polyangiaceae bacterium genome:
- a CDS encoding DNA integrity scanning protein DisA nucleotide-binding domain protein, whose protein sequence is MNDLLGDLWLRARLADLFDVIVVSAALYVTISWIRRAHARFALGGLAALIGLYFAARLFDMVLTLLIFQATITVALVALVVIFQEEIRRVFERIAIEGRLPLRRTTSRHEAVVEPVVTALSEMSDKRIGALVVFRGREPLERHLSGGFVVEGQISVPLLASIFDTSSAGHDGAVIVDDGLLRKLGVRLPLSQRVPDDAVYGTRHTAALGLSECSDALVVVVSEERGTISVAQAGKLEPLATSEQLRKRIYRFLQETWPEKRPSVWRRLFARDLGVKAVSVLVAVIAWVVVIGRESSQVSRTLTVPIVFRDVPEEWLLDEPKPPEARVTLMGPERAFLPLSPDHLAFTIQANRLKPGDQRILLRDQDLSLPGGVQVRRIDPDTVNVTARETVLLDVPVKATVRGRLHAGLRLARIEAMPRTVKLRVRKDERWKYNDIRTEPVDLSGLDETTTLYRALSPPPGSRLATGAPEQVTLKVSVRSTK, encoded by the coding sequence ATGAACGACCTGCTTGGAGATCTCTGGCTCCGGGCACGCCTCGCCGATCTGTTCGACGTCATCGTGGTGTCCGCCGCGTTGTACGTCACCATCAGCTGGATCCGCCGCGCCCACGCGCGCTTCGCCCTGGGCGGCCTGGCAGCGCTCATCGGCTTGTACTTCGCCGCGCGCCTGTTCGACATGGTGCTCACGCTCTTGATCTTCCAGGCGACGATCACCGTGGCGTTGGTCGCGCTGGTGGTGATCTTCCAGGAGGAGATCCGCCGCGTCTTCGAGCGCATCGCGATCGAGGGTCGGCTGCCCCTGCGCCGCACCACGAGCCGCCACGAAGCCGTGGTGGAGCCGGTGGTCACGGCGCTGTCGGAAATGTCGGACAAGCGCATCGGCGCACTGGTGGTGTTCCGTGGGCGGGAGCCCCTCGAGCGGCATCTCTCCGGCGGCTTCGTGGTGGAGGGGCAGATCAGTGTGCCGCTCCTGGCCAGCATCTTCGACACCAGCTCCGCGGGCCACGACGGCGCCGTCATCGTGGACGATGGACTACTGCGCAAGCTCGGCGTGCGGTTGCCGCTGTCGCAGCGCGTACCCGACGACGCCGTGTACGGCACACGCCACACCGCGGCCCTCGGTCTGTCGGAATGCTCCGACGCTTTGGTGGTCGTCGTCAGTGAGGAGCGCGGCACCATCTCCGTGGCCCAAGCGGGCAAGCTCGAGCCCTTGGCCACTTCCGAGCAGCTCCGCAAGCGCATCTATCGCTTCTTGCAGGAGACCTGGCCCGAGAAGCGTCCGAGCGTGTGGCGACGACTGTTCGCTCGCGACCTGGGGGTGAAGGCCGTGTCCGTGCTGGTGGCCGTCATCGCCTGGGTGGTCGTCATCGGGCGTGAGAGCAGTCAGGTGTCGCGCACCCTCACCGTCCCCATCGTGTTCCGCGACGTGCCCGAGGAGTGGCTGCTCGACGAGCCGAAGCCGCCCGAGGCCCGCGTCACGCTGATGGGTCCCGAGCGGGCGTTCTTGCCCCTGTCGCCGGATCACCTGGCGTTCACCATCCAAGCCAATCGCCTGAAGCCCGGCGACCAGCGCATCTTGCTCCGGGACCAGGACCTGTCCTTGCCCGGGGGCGTACAGGTGCGGCGTATCGACCCCGACACCGTCAACGTGACGGCGCGGGAGACCGTGCTGCTGGACGTTCCGGTGAAGGCCACCGTGCGTGGACGCCTCCACGCCGGTCTGCGCTTGGCTCGCATCGAAGCCATGCCCCGCACCGTCAAGCTCCGGGTGCGGAAGGACGAGCGCTGGAAGTACAACGACATCCGCACCGAGCCGGTGGACCTGTCCGGCCTGGACGAGACCACCACACTGTACCGTGCGCTCTCGCCGCCGCCCGGGTCGCGCCTCGCGACCGGCGCGCCGGAACAGGTCACCCTGAAGGTGTCCGTACGCTCGACGAAGTGA
- a CDS encoding L,D-transpeptidase, which translates to MAIGQKSRVLGVGLALLALAACEGQTELFGEKAPGAVKLKPENGGAQVDGEDWSQVPVPPADGPKLAPIAMITPIYPKPDKKSDAIGYLRVGARIARSAEPVSKRDCPGGWYAVRPVGFVCVGPDATLKLDNPIAKAIQVEPNRSWPMPYRYAFMRSIAPNYLKIPSKAEQFQYEMRLERHLRNWKKLRERWDALDVGANDVPLDKDGYAIGKIPEHAQPMDQSERFGGDGHDEVPWWLKGERRIPNLSSFRAPPYAVIANRLKRHAGVALIGTFVAGPESQDRRFAITTDARLVPADKLKADSGSPFHGYSIRDEGLPVAFARKAGATWWDLKDGKLEHGERLGWREFIPLTGTVRAIQGVRMVEAKNGRWLRSSDLKTAAKPSKLPSWAKKGVKWIDISIVSQTMVLWEGERPVYATLVSTGRGGLGEPGKTLSTPRGTFRVYEKHVTTTMDSDVADHEFELRDVPWVMYFKGGYAIHGAYWHDDFGRVRSHGCVNVAPIDARFTFFWANPEVPEHWHAAYSSEALGQGTIVNIHP; encoded by the coding sequence ATGGCAATCGGACAGAAGTCGCGCGTCCTCGGCGTAGGCCTCGCGCTCCTCGCCCTGGCGGCTTGTGAGGGCCAGACCGAGCTTTTTGGGGAAAAAGCGCCCGGAGCGGTGAAGCTAAAGCCGGAAAACGGCGGCGCGCAGGTGGACGGGGAGGACTGGTCTCAGGTCCCGGTGCCCCCGGCCGATGGGCCCAAGCTGGCCCCCATCGCGATGATCACGCCCATCTATCCCAAGCCCGACAAGAAGTCCGACGCGATCGGCTACCTACGGGTGGGCGCCCGCATCGCCCGCTCGGCGGAGCCGGTGAGCAAGCGCGACTGCCCCGGCGGCTGGTACGCGGTGCGTCCCGTCGGCTTCGTGTGCGTAGGACCCGATGCCACCCTCAAGCTCGACAACCCCATCGCCAAGGCGATCCAGGTGGAGCCGAACCGCAGCTGGCCGATGCCCTATCGCTACGCGTTCATGCGGTCCATCGCGCCGAACTACCTGAAGATCCCGTCCAAGGCGGAGCAGTTCCAGTACGAGATGCGCCTCGAGCGACACCTCCGCAACTGGAAGAAGCTGCGAGAGCGCTGGGATGCCCTGGACGTGGGCGCCAACGACGTGCCGCTCGACAAGGACGGCTACGCCATCGGGAAGATCCCCGAGCACGCGCAGCCGATGGACCAGAGCGAGCGGTTCGGAGGCGACGGTCACGACGAGGTGCCTTGGTGGCTCAAAGGGGAGCGACGCATCCCGAACCTGTCGTCGTTTCGAGCGCCGCCTTACGCCGTCATCGCCAATCGGCTCAAGCGGCACGCGGGCGTGGCGTTGATCGGAACCTTCGTGGCCGGTCCCGAGTCGCAGGATCGGCGCTTCGCCATCACCACCGATGCCCGCTTGGTGCCGGCTGACAAGCTGAAAGCCGACTCAGGCTCACCGTTCCACGGGTACTCCATCCGCGACGAGGGACTGCCCGTCGCCTTCGCACGCAAAGCCGGCGCCACCTGGTGGGACCTCAAGGACGGGAAGCTCGAGCACGGCGAACGCCTCGGTTGGCGCGAGTTCATTCCGCTCACCGGAACCGTCCGCGCGATCCAAGGCGTGCGGATGGTGGAAGCCAAGAACGGCCGCTGGCTCAGGAGCTCGGATCTGAAGACCGCGGCCAAGCCCAGCAAGCTGCCGAGCTGGGCGAAGAAGGGCGTGAAGTGGATCGACATCTCCATCGTGAGTCAGACGATGGTGCTGTGGGAGGGCGAGCGCCCGGTGTATGCCACGCTGGTGAGCACCGGCCGTGGCGGTCTGGGCGAGCCCGGCAAGACACTGAGCACGCCCCGCGGCACGTTCCGCGTGTACGAGAAGCACGTCACCACCACCATGGACTCGGACGTGGCGGATCACGAGTTCGAGCTGCGGGACGTGCCCTGGGTGATGTACTTCAAGGGCGGCTACGCCATTCACGGCGCCTACTGGCACGACGACTTCGGTCGCGTGCGCTCCCATGGTTGCGTCAACGTCGCTCCCATCGACGCGCGCTTCACGTTCTTCTGGGCGAACCCCGAGGTGCCGGAGCACTGGCACGCGGCCTACTCCAGTGAGGCGCTGGGGCAGGGCACCATCGTGAACATTCACCCCTGA
- a CDS encoding gamma-glutamylcyclotransferase: MAEHRLFVYGSLKRDGRHHDHMGGARFVAEAETIDGHVLVAQGDYPALGRGEGRVRGELFLVSDALLAELDLFEDCPRLYRRAEITLSDGSRALAYWRPEDC, translated from the coding sequence TTGGCTGAGCATCGCCTGTTCGTCTATGGATCCCTCAAGAGGGATGGGCGCCACCACGATCACATGGGCGGCGCGCGCTTCGTGGCGGAGGCGGAGACGATCGACGGTCACGTGCTGGTCGCCCAGGGCGACTACCCGGCGCTCGGGCGGGGTGAGGGTCGTGTTCGTGGTGAGCTGTTCTTGGTCAGCGACGCCTTGCTGGCGGAGCTCGACCTGTTCGAGGACTGCCCGCGCCTGTACCGGCGGGCGGAAATCACGCTGTCCGACGGCTCCCGGGCGCTGGCCTATTGGCGCCCCGAAGATTGCTGA
- a CDS encoding CehA/McbA family metallohydrolase, protein MRLLAAALCSIALSGCTRADVAEPSAARSAPPSEPRASAPARQESAPERKAEPERPVAIPWLKGQTHVHTERSYDGHTPPEEVVRFYQARGYDFLAITDHNRITVVDAPPGMLLIPGVELTQNSTICDPKPVQGYRCLFHSTALFVDPAKDERHGEKLRMPFVPGRREAFQAQFDFAEKLGGIYVLNHPSFHFAADARTIVQLAKHGLKLVELINAGLDQQHPDGREAAERRAEELWDQVLSSGVTVWGLATDDAHHFSDAAERRKIGKFAYTGDRAWIMVHAEKKPAKIREALLAGHFYATTGVLLDEVERSAKALSAVARGSGPFEFVFVGKDGRELSRSRGVSARYEPKGNEGYVRLVVSDTNGHKAWLQPVPLG, encoded by the coding sequence ATGCGACTCTTGGCTGCCGCCCTGTGCTCCATTGCGCTTTCGGGCTGCACCCGCGCGGATGTCGCCGAGCCCAGTGCTGCGCGCTCCGCCCCGCCGTCCGAACCGCGGGCTTCCGCGCCGGCCCGACAGGAATCTGCCCCCGAGAGGAAGGCCGAGCCCGAGCGGCCGGTGGCCATCCCCTGGCTCAAGGGGCAGACCCACGTCCACACCGAGCGCTCCTACGACGGCCACACGCCCCCCGAAGAGGTAGTGCGCTTCTACCAGGCGCGGGGCTACGACTTCCTTGCCATCACGGATCACAATCGCATCACGGTGGTGGATGCTCCGCCGGGGATGCTGCTGATCCCGGGGGTGGAGCTGACGCAGAACTCCACCATCTGCGATCCCAAACCGGTGCAGGGCTACCGCTGTCTGTTTCACTCCACGGCGCTGTTCGTGGATCCAGCCAAAGACGAGCGCCACGGAGAGAAGCTCAGGATGCCCTTCGTGCCGGGTCGCCGCGAGGCGTTCCAGGCGCAGTTCGACTTTGCCGAAAAGCTCGGCGGCATCTACGTGCTCAATCATCCGTCGTTCCATTTCGCCGCGGACGCCCGCACCATCGTCCAGCTCGCCAAGCACGGCCTGAAGTTGGTGGAGCTGATCAACGCCGGGCTCGACCAACAACACCCGGACGGGCGCGAGGCCGCGGAGCGGCGCGCGGAAGAGCTGTGGGATCAGGTGCTGAGCTCCGGCGTCACCGTGTGGGGCTTGGCGACGGACGACGCGCACCACTTCTCGGACGCGGCGGAGCGTAGGAAGATCGGTAAGTTCGCCTACACCGGAGATCGCGCTTGGATCATGGTCCACGCCGAGAAGAAGCCTGCGAAGATCCGCGAGGCGCTGCTCGCCGGGCACTTCTACGCGACGACGGGCGTGCTGTTGGACGAGGTCGAGCGCTCGGCCAAGGCGCTCTCGGCGGTGGCCCGGGGCAGCGGGCCCTTCGAGTTCGTGTTCGTCGGCAAGGACGGCCGCGAGCTGTCGCGCTCGAGGGGAGTCAGCGCCCGCTACGAGCCCAAGGGCAACGAAGGTTACGTGCGCTTGGTGGTGAGCGATACGAACGGGCACAAGGCCTGGCTCCAGCCGGTGCCGCTTGGCTGA
- a CDS encoding S9 family peptidase, which yields MKLHLGGGVLLAAWLGGCTSLSPLPAEPPPPAPKPAAITPVMVQSLESDAPVFTRRDDVVDTWFGRRVADPYRWLESSDDPEVKAWVAAQNRRTEHTLRALPVWEPLHARITQLLTIGEISLPTVRRGARKSRYFHTRRHGHENQPVLLYRDGASGEDHVLVDPNALSAAGTTALDWYVPSTEGALLAYGVSEGGTEESTLFVRDVATGKDLPDRITRARYSSVCWLPGGKRFFYSRFPAPGSVPKDEEKYHRRIYEHVLGSDSDKDPLIFESADMTDFPSCTISPDGRWLLVRVHQGWSKSSVWLADTHDKKLVLTELTEGAEHVYDPLAVNDRIYVRTNEGAPRYALYAVDPARPARKNWKLVIPEHAHDVLNDFNVVAGQLFVGYLDDASSRLLRFDLSGKRLGEVSLPTLGSNGGVTGLPDGDEAFYDFESIAHPPVVKRLNVHSGKTEVFAEVSAPVVGSDFAVQRGNAKSADGTLVPYLLVHKKDVAIDTADAPTLLYGYGGFNVSLLPRFSRITLAWLEQGGVYVQANLRGGGELGEDWHRAGQLDKKQNVFDDFAAVARDLIERRITRTERLGIYGRSNGGLLVAAAVTQHPELFRAAVSAVPLTDMLRYDNFLIAKLWVSEYGSPHDAQQFEWLYAYSPYHHVEEHTPYPAVLMMTADGDTRVDPMHARKMAAALQHATSSKRPVLLRTEDAAGHGQGKPMSKVAEEYADLYAFLLWQLGS from the coding sequence ATGAAGCTCCACCTCGGTGGGGGCGTCCTGCTCGCGGCGTGGCTCGGGGGCTGCACGAGCCTCTCCCCGCTGCCGGCCGAGCCTCCGCCGCCCGCGCCCAAGCCCGCCGCCATCACCCCCGTCATGGTTCAGTCCCTCGAGTCCGACGCCCCTGTCTTCACCCGCCGCGACGACGTGGTGGACACCTGGTTCGGCCGCCGGGTGGCGGATCCCTACCGCTGGCTCGAGAGCTCCGACGATCCCGAGGTGAAAGCCTGGGTCGCAGCGCAGAACCGGCGCACGGAGCACACGCTGCGCGCGCTGCCGGTGTGGGAGCCGCTGCACGCTCGCATCACCCAGCTGCTCACCATCGGCGAGATCTCCCTACCCACGGTCCGCCGCGGCGCGAGAAAGAGCCGCTACTTCCACACGCGCCGGCACGGACACGAGAACCAGCCGGTGCTCCTGTACCGCGACGGCGCCTCGGGAGAGGACCACGTACTCGTGGATCCCAACGCCCTCAGCGCCGCCGGCACCACCGCGCTGGACTGGTACGTGCCCTCCACGGAAGGCGCGCTCCTCGCCTACGGCGTGAGCGAGGGCGGTACGGAAGAGAGCACGCTGTTCGTGCGTGACGTGGCGACGGGCAAGGACCTGCCGGACCGCATCACCCGCGCGCGCTACTCCTCGGTGTGTTGGCTCCCGGGCGGCAAGCGCTTCTTTTATTCGCGCTTTCCGGCTCCCGGCTCGGTGCCCAAGGACGAAGAGAAGTACCACCGGCGCATCTACGAGCACGTGCTGGGCAGCGATTCCGACAAGGATCCGTTGATCTTCGAGTCCGCGGACATGACGGACTTCCCGAGCTGTACCATCTCGCCGGACGGGCGTTGGCTCTTGGTGCGGGTGCACCAAGGGTGGAGCAAGAGCAGCGTTTGGCTGGCAGACACCCACGACAAGAAGCTCGTGCTCACGGAGCTCACCGAAGGTGCGGAGCACGTCTACGACCCGCTGGCGGTGAACGACCGGATCTACGTTCGAACCAACGAGGGCGCGCCGCGCTACGCGCTGTACGCCGTGGATCCCGCGCGCCCTGCCCGCAAGAACTGGAAGCTCGTGATCCCCGAGCACGCCCACGACGTGCTGAACGACTTCAACGTCGTGGCCGGCCAGCTCTTCGTCGGCTACCTGGACGACGCCAGCTCTCGTCTGCTGCGCTTCGACCTCTCCGGCAAGCGCCTGGGTGAGGTGAGCCTACCGACGTTGGGCAGCAACGGCGGCGTCACCGGCCTGCCGGATGGCGACGAAGCCTTCTACGACTTCGAGTCCATCGCCCACCCACCGGTGGTCAAGCGCTTGAACGTACACTCGGGCAAGACCGAGGTGTTCGCCGAGGTCTCCGCCCCGGTGGTGGGCAGCGACTTTGCCGTGCAGCGCGGCAACGCCAAGAGCGCGGATGGCACACTGGTGCCGTACCTCCTGGTCCACAAGAAGGACGTCGCGATCGACACCGCGGATGCCCCCACGCTGCTCTATGGCTACGGGGGTTTCAACGTCAGCCTGTTGCCGCGCTTCAGCCGCATCACCCTGGCGTGGCTGGAGCAAGGCGGCGTGTACGTGCAGGCGAACCTGCGCGGCGGCGGCGAGCTGGGCGAGGACTGGCACCGCGCCGGGCAGCTCGACAAGAAACAGAACGTGTTCGACGACTTCGCAGCCGTCGCCCGCGACTTGATCGAACGGCGCATCACGCGAACCGAACGCCTGGGCATCTACGGGCGCTCCAACGGTGGGCTATTGGTGGCGGCCGCCGTCACCCAGCATCCCGAGCTGTTCCGCGCCGCCGTCAGCGCAGTGCCGCTCACGGACATGCTCCGCTACGACAACTTCCTGATCGCCAAGCTGTGGGTGAGCGAGTACGGCTCGCCCCACGACGCCCAGCAGTTCGAGTGGCTGTACGCCTACTCGCCGTACCATCACGTCGAGGAGCACACGCCCTACCCGGCGGTGTTGATGATGACCGCGGACGGCGACACCCGCGTGGATCCCATGCACGCACGAAAGATGGCCGCCGCCCTGCAGCACGCGACCTCCAGCAAGCGGCCGGTGCTGCTCCGCACGGAGGACGCCGCCGGCCACGGCCAGGGCAAACCCATGAGCAAAGTGGCCGAGGAGTACGCGGATCTGTATGCATTTCTGCTGTGGCAGCTCGGGAGCTGA
- a CDS encoding FadR family transcriptional regulator, translating into MPTRGKRTRADQVLELLKARILSGELAPGDKLPPEVALAEELSVHRFTVREAMNKLEELRLIERRPRVGTVVLDYRDNAGLEVVEYLAVSPDGMVDTTVLAGLLEFARMLTKELAGLAAERRSDDDLARLTLTVAKMQGEKNLSKLLWLDFEFNLELAQAAHNIVPRLLLNSVRGLLEKYTPYLETLWVSPGSITEGYEHVVDAIRRRDRERAKSLVLWIWTGRHQRFVESFER; encoded by the coding sequence GTGCCCACTCGGGGCAAGCGGACCCGAGCGGATCAAGTGCTGGAGCTGCTCAAGGCGCGCATCCTGAGCGGTGAGCTGGCCCCGGGCGACAAGCTGCCGCCCGAGGTCGCATTGGCCGAGGAGCTGTCGGTGCACCGCTTCACCGTGCGGGAGGCGATGAACAAGCTCGAGGAGCTGAGGCTCATCGAGCGCCGACCGCGGGTCGGCACCGTGGTGCTCGACTATCGCGACAACGCCGGGCTCGAGGTCGTGGAGTACCTCGCGGTGTCGCCCGATGGCATGGTCGACACCACCGTGCTCGCGGGCCTGCTCGAGTTCGCCCGCATGCTCACCAAGGAGCTGGCGGGCCTCGCCGCGGAGCGCCGTAGCGACGACGACCTCGCGCGGCTGACACTGACGGTGGCCAAGATGCAGGGCGAGAAGAACCTCTCGAAGCTGCTCTGGCTCGACTTCGAGTTCAACCTCGAGCTGGCGCAGGCGGCGCACAACATCGTCCCCCGCCTGCTCCTGAACAGTGTGCGTGGGCTGCTCGAGAAGTACACCCCCTACCTGGAGACCCTGTGGGTGAGCCCGGGCTCCATCACGGAAGGGTACGAGCACGTGGTGGACGCGATCCGCCGCCGCGATCGCGAACGCGCCAAGAGCCTGGTGCTCTGGATCTGGACCGGACGCCACCAACGCTTCGTGGAGTCCTTCGAACGCTGA
- a CDS encoding SCP2 sterol-binding domain-containing protein has product MATAKEKMEEAKTKIEANKDAAAGIGAVYKFVLAGDDGGTWVMNLKDNPGVTEGDGDAQCTIKMAASDYVDMLDGKANGQQLFFSGKLKIEGDMGLAMKLQKLTDVLK; this is encoded by the coding sequence ATGGCGACTGCCAAAGAGAAGATGGAAGAGGCGAAGACCAAGATCGAGGCGAACAAGGACGCCGCCGCTGGCATCGGCGCGGTGTACAAGTTCGTGCTGGCCGGGGACGACGGTGGCACTTGGGTCATGAACCTCAAGGACAACCCCGGCGTGACCGAGGGTGACGGCGACGCACAGTGCACCATCAAGATGGCGGCCAGCGACTACGTCGACATGCTCGACGGCAAGGCCAACGGCCAGCAGCTGTTCTTCTCCGGCAAGCTCAAGATCGAAGGCGACATGGGCTTGGCGATGAAGCTGCAGAAGCTCACCGACGTCTTGAAGTGA
- the pheA gene encoding prephenate dehydratase, whose protein sequence is MSIDEKRTRIDAIDDEILGLLDERARLARAIGDEKSQQGAGMHDPERERAVIARLLARAGDFPEHGIRAVFREVMSACLALEQTLDIAYLGPPGTFSHMAAESAFGLSPRYVEATTIRAVFDAVLRGHASYGVVPIENSSEGSVSATLDELDRNDLMIRGEILMDIAHCLVGRPGDRGSIERVYSHPQALAQCRSWLAENLPRAQLVVAPSTSAAAREAAEDDRSAAVASRLAADLAGLSVLFEGIQDRAENVTRFVVLGTEDAAPSGRDKTSISFSVRHERGALRRALELLEDAGLNLTHIESRPAVDHIWRYVFFTDFEGHRSDPTVARALESLAGHAGRVRVLGSYPRAD, encoded by the coding sequence ATGAGCATCGACGAGAAGCGAACGCGCATCGACGCGATCGACGACGAGATCCTCGGCCTGTTGGACGAGCGTGCTCGTTTGGCGCGAGCGATTGGCGACGAGAAGAGCCAGCAGGGCGCCGGCATGCACGACCCAGAGCGCGAGCGTGCCGTGATCGCACGGCTGCTGGCTCGCGCCGGAGACTTTCCGGAGCACGGCATCCGGGCGGTGTTCCGTGAAGTGATGAGCGCGTGCTTGGCGCTGGAGCAGACGCTCGACATCGCCTACCTGGGCCCCCCGGGTACCTTCAGCCACATGGCGGCGGAGAGCGCCTTCGGCCTCTCGCCGCGCTACGTGGAAGCCACCACCATCCGCGCCGTCTTCGACGCGGTGTTGCGGGGCCACGCGAGCTACGGCGTGGTGCCCATCGAGAACTCCAGTGAAGGATCGGTCAGCGCGACCCTCGACGAGCTCGATCGCAACGACCTGATGATCCGCGGCGAGATCTTGATGGACATCGCCCATTGTCTGGTCGGGCGCCCTGGGGACCGCGGCTCCATCGAGCGCGTGTATTCCCACCCCCAGGCCTTGGCGCAGTGCCGCAGCTGGCTCGCGGAGAATCTGCCGCGTGCGCAGCTGGTCGTCGCCCCCTCCACCAGCGCCGCCGCCCGCGAGGCCGCGGAAGACGACCGCTCCGCGGCGGTAGCCAGCCGCCTGGCCGCGGACCTCGCCGGGCTCTCGGTGCTCTTCGAGGGCATCCAAGATCGCGCCGAAAACGTCACGCGGTTCGTCGTTCTCGGGACCGAGGATGCGGCGCCCAGCGGCCGGGACAAGACCAGCATCTCCTTCTCCGTACGCCACGAGCGGGGCGCACTTCGACGCGCGCTCGAGCTCTTGGAGGACGCCGGGTTGAACCTGACGCACATCGAGTCGCGACCTGCCGTGGATCACATCTGGCGTTACGTGTTCTTCACGGACTTCGAAGGGCACCGGAGTGATCCCACCGTGGCCCGCGCGCTCGAAAGCCTCGCTGGCCACGCCGGACGGGTACGCGTGCTGGGCAGCTATCCCCGCGCGGATTGA
- a CDS encoding FHA domain-containing protein → MAPKDLNKTTLGGGTAAAGPHYAVRHGNRTIPLPLGETLVGRGTDCQIVLDSPLVSRRHAKIIVTPVGVMVEDLGSINGVKIDSRPLKGRIEVDVGTRVSVADEMLEVVRLGEDRPATAPEVKKAVTVQVRVEPESDEVSVTARRKDAFSLLARVVDKALALGRGDEAERLMTSMLEGALSEAEAGLKLPSGLAEDAARYAIRIALATKKPSWVDYAIRLFHTLGRPLPLDVVEEAHAVVGKLAIDRTLLRKYAADLDQKATSPTDRFAVRRIQSLADAAARAR, encoded by the coding sequence GTGGCGCCGAAGGATCTCAACAAGACGACGCTGGGTGGCGGCACCGCCGCGGCCGGCCCGCATTACGCCGTCCGCCACGGCAATCGCACCATTCCGCTCCCGCTCGGAGAAACTCTGGTGGGGCGCGGCACGGACTGCCAGATCGTGCTGGATAGCCCTTTGGTCTCGCGCAGGCACGCGAAGATCATCGTCACTCCGGTCGGCGTCATGGTGGAAGACCTGGGCAGCATCAATGGCGTGAAAATAGACTCCCGCCCCCTGAAGGGACGCATCGAGGTCGACGTCGGCACGCGCGTGAGCGTGGCGGACGAGATGCTCGAGGTAGTGAGGCTGGGAGAGGATCGCCCCGCCACTGCGCCGGAGGTCAAGAAGGCCGTCACGGTGCAAGTTCGCGTCGAGCCCGAGAGCGACGAAGTGTCCGTCACCGCCCGGCGCAAGGACGCCTTCTCGCTCCTCGCCCGCGTGGTCGACAAGGCCCTGGCCCTGGGCCGCGGGGACGAAGCCGAGCGCTTGATGACCAGCATGCTGGAAGGCGCCCTGTCCGAGGCCGAAGCCGGCCTCAAGTTGCCGAGCGGCCTCGCGGAAGACGCCGCGCGCTACGCGATTCGAATCGCCCTGGCCACCAAGAAGCCGTCTTGGGTCGACTACGCCATCCGGCTGTTCCACACCCTCGGCCGTCCCCTTCCCCTCGACGTCGTGGAGGAGGCCCACGCCGTCGTCGGCAAGCTCGCCATCGACCGCACGCTCTTGCGCAAGTACGCCGCGGATCTCGATCAGAAGGCCACCAGCCCCACGGATCGCTTCGCCGTCCGGCGCATCCAGTCCCTGGCCGACGCCGCCGCGCGCGCACGCTGA
- a CDS encoding FKBP-type peptidyl-prolyl cis-trans isomerase — protein sequence MKTPWICLFACVALGACQDKVPEPESRVQPSATPEPAVALPPASASAAEPAEDAAAPKSVDKLEKIDEKVGKGPAAKSGDTVKVHYTGRLMDGTKFDSSLDRDEPFSFTLGQGQVIKGWDEGVVGMKKGGKRKLVIPSDMAYGKRGSPPKIPPDAPLQFEIELLEIGS from the coding sequence ATGAAGACCCCTTGGATTTGTTTGTTCGCGTGTGTCGCCTTGGGCGCGTGTCAAGACAAGGTGCCGGAGCCGGAGTCGCGGGTGCAGCCGAGCGCCACGCCCGAGCCGGCGGTGGCGTTGCCACCCGCCAGTGCATCGGCGGCGGAGCCGGCGGAAGACGCCGCCGCTCCCAAGAGCGTCGACAAGCTCGAGAAGATCGACGAGAAGGTCGGCAAGGGCCCGGCGGCAAAGTCGGGCGACACCGTGAAGGTGCACTACACGGGCCGCCTGATGGACGGTACCAAGTTCGACAGCTCACTGGATCGCGACGAGCCGTTCTCCTTCACCCTGGGTCAGGGCCAAGTGATCAAGGGCTGGGACGAAGGCGTCGTCGGGATGAAGAAGGGCGGCAAGCGCAAGCTCGTGATCCCTTCGGACATGGCCTACGGCAAGCGGGGCAGCCCGCCGAAGATCCCGCCGGATGCGCCGCTGCAGTTCGAGATCGAGCTGCTCGAAATCGGGAGCTGA